In one window of Paenibacillus antri DNA:
- a CDS encoding ABC transporter ATP-binding protein codes for METLKKFLAYYKPYKKPLIADLFFAALASATVLVYPLLVDRMTTKAISVEGIDTEFVLKIAGAFLVLIVVEYVSNFYTDYFGHAMGAKMESDMRDDLFRHYQELSFQYHDNTRTGQHMSRITSDLFDISELAHHGPEDLVISFVRIVGAFFILVQMNWSLTCVIFLIFPLMLIFAYRNSIKVKNALKENRERIADVNSQVEDSLSGIRVVQSFANEAIEMEKFRSSNRRFLESRKRGYFAEAVFYNGLLSFISFINIAVVIAGAVLISYHLLQLTQLITFLLYLNTLIDPIKRLVNFTQNLQNGVAGFERFVEIMDVKPDIASAEDAVALTDVKGKVEFINVGFQYAGDSNHVFRNINITAHPGEYIALVGSSGVGKTTLCSLIPRFYETTEGTIRIDGTDIKSIRLTSLRDHIGVVQQDVYLFSGTVKENILYGRPEATDEEVIQAAKNADAHDFIMGLPDGYHSHIGQRGVKLSGGQKQRISIARVFLKNPSILIFDEATSALDNESERVVQESLDKLARNRTTFVIAHRLSTVRNAERIIVLSEQGIAEEGTHETLLKNNGMYAKLHYMQFQPVG; via the coding sequence TTGGAGACACTGAAAAAGTTTTTGGCTTATTACAAGCCTTATAAGAAGCCGTTAATCGCAGATTTGTTCTTTGCGGCGCTCGCTTCGGCGACCGTACTTGTCTATCCCCTGCTGGTCGATCGAATGACGACGAAAGCAATCAGCGTTGAAGGAATCGATACGGAATTCGTTTTAAAAATAGCCGGCGCCTTCTTGGTTTTAATCGTCGTGGAGTATGTCAGCAACTTCTATACGGACTATTTCGGGCACGCGATGGGCGCAAAGATGGAATCCGACATGCGGGACGATTTGTTTCGGCACTATCAGGAGCTGTCTTTCCAGTATCACGACAATACTAGGACAGGGCAGCATATGTCGCGAATCACATCGGACTTGTTCGATATATCGGAGCTGGCGCACCACGGACCGGAAGACTTGGTTATCTCTTTTGTGAGGATCGTAGGAGCGTTCTTTATTTTGGTTCAAATGAATTGGAGCCTCACGTGCGTCATTTTTTTAATTTTTCCTCTGATGCTTATTTTCGCGTATCGCAACAGCATCAAGGTGAAAAACGCGCTGAAAGAGAACAGGGAACGCATAGCGGACGTGAACTCGCAGGTCGAAGACAGCCTATCCGGGATCAGAGTCGTGCAGTCGTTTGCCAACGAAGCTATTGAAATGGAGAAGTTCAGAAGCAGCAACCGTCGTTTCTTGGAAAGCAGGAAAAGAGGGTATTTCGCTGAGGCGGTGTTTTACAATGGATTGCTTTCGTTTATTTCTTTTATCAATATTGCGGTTGTGATCGCAGGCGCCGTTCTGATCAGTTATCATCTCCTGCAGCTAACTCAGCTGATTACCTTCCTCTTATACTTGAATACCCTGATTGATCCGATCAAAAGATTAGTGAATTTCACTCAAAATTTGCAAAACGGAGTCGCGGGCTTCGAACGGTTCGTCGAGATCATGGATGTTAAGCCGGACATTGCAAGCGCCGAAGACGCCGTCGCGTTAACGGATGTGAAGGGCAAGGTGGAGTTCATCAACGTGGGTTTCCAATATGCCGGCGACTCGAACCATGTATTCAGGAATATTAACATCACTGCGCATCCCGGGGAATATATTGCGCTCGTAGGTTCTTCCGGAGTCGGAAAAACGACTCTATGCAGCCTAATTCCGCGATTTTACGAAACGACAGAAGGAACGATTCGAATCGACGGCACCGATATAAAGTCGATCCGGCTTACGTCTCTGCGAGACCATATCGGGGTCGTGCAGCAAGATGTTTATTTGTTTTCGGGTACCGTGAAAGAGAACATTTTATACGGGAGGCCAGAGGCTACCGACGAGGAAGTGATCCAAGCCGCCAAGAACGCCGACGCCCACGATTTTATCATGGGTTTGCCGGACGGCTACCATTCCCACATCGGACAACGCGGCGTTAAGCTTTCAGGCGGTCAGAAACAGCGCATCAGCATCGCGCGCGTGTTCTTGAAAAACCCTTCCATCCTCATATTCGACGAAGCTACTTCCGCCCTGGACAACGAAAGCGAGCGGGTGGTGCAGGAAAGCCTCGACAAGCTGGCGAGGAACCGCACGACCTTCGTCATTGCGCACCGGCTGTCCACCGTCCGAAATGCGGAAAGAATCATCGTGCTTTCGGAGCAAGGGATTGCGGAGGAAGGAACGCACGAAACGTTGCTAAAAAATAACGGGATGTATGCCAAGCTCCATTACATGCAGTTCCAACCGGTTGGATAA
- a CDS encoding phosphotransferase enzyme family protein, translating to MTDDKIAGLLLQYGIARPETTMLRHNENRTYKVIDRSNGDAYLLRVHDPITVNLAGIQHTKQGVESELRLLEAIARRTNLAVQTPVESLSGQLVTEIEFDGRSLCCSLLRWIEGRNMTKEDLSTPDAAYNLGAQVASLHEFFSNYNEVVLQDRPDYGIRRTQKMLKQIRRGVELELFSDETYGVVEQTLELIVDRLKAGRPEMLKQGIIHADLNMGNLLVTPLGRSVFIDYSLFGFGYRLFDVAMTALNAPRETREQVVNGYYGQEPPQEGIYSVIEGFMLSAVLGYYAFVMENEAVHPWIRERMPQFCAQRCVPFLNDERIFHSF from the coding sequence ATGACGGACGATAAGATCGCAGGGCTTCTGCTCCAGTATGGCATCGCCCGTCCAGAAACAACGATGCTCAGGCATAACGAAAACCGGACTTATAAAGTGATCGATAGGTCGAACGGCGATGCGTATCTTCTTCGCGTGCACGATCCGATAACCGTTAATTTGGCCGGCATACAGCATACAAAACAAGGAGTTGAGTCCGAGTTACGGCTTTTGGAGGCGATTGCTCGCAGGACGAACCTGGCTGTACAAACACCCGTAGAGAGTCTATCCGGACAACTCGTAACCGAGATCGAATTCGACGGGCGGAGTCTATGCTGCTCGTTGCTCCGCTGGATCGAAGGCCGCAATATGACGAAGGAGGACTTATCGACTCCTGATGCAGCATACAACTTGGGCGCTCAGGTAGCGAGCCTACATGAGTTCTTTAGTAACTATAACGAAGTCGTCCTTCAGGATCGGCCAGATTACGGTATTCGTAGAACCCAAAAGATGCTCAAGCAAATTCGGCGCGGCGTCGAACTTGAATTGTTCTCGGATGAGACTTACGGTGTGGTGGAGCAAACGCTCGAACTCATCGTTGATCGGTTGAAGGCCGGACGTCCTGAAATGTTGAAGCAGGGGATAATCCACGCGGATTTAAACATGGGTAACTTGCTGGTTACGCCGCTAGGGAGGTCCGTATTTATCGATTACAGCTTATTCGGCTTCGGTTATCGTCTGTTTGATGTAGCGATGACGGCTTTAAATGCCCCGAGAGAAACTAGAGAGCAAGTCGTCAATGGGTACTACGGCCAAGAGCCGCCGCAAGAGGGAATATACTCGGTAATCGAAGGTTTCATGCTTTCCGCAGTGTTAGGATATTACGCTTTCGTGATGGAAAACGAAGCTGTCCATCCATGGATTCGGGAAAGGATGCCGCAGTTTTGCGCTCAACGGTGCGTGCCCTTCCTCAACGACGAAAGGATCTTTCACAGTTTTTGA
- a CDS encoding CAP domain-containing protein produces the protein MRGSKKIVLAGVLALSTFASAGSASAASYTVKGSDTMWKIAARYGVTLNTLISANPQVANPNNIRTGMVINIPAAQQSTGTQSTASTFSQQIVTLVNQEREKAGLKPLLSNNSLSVMALDKAKEMYNSNYFSHTSPTYGSPFQMMNAYGIRYTYAGENIAKGQRTPQEVMNAWMNSTGHRRNILSPNFTHIGVGYYNGVWVQEFIAN, from the coding sequence GTGAGAGGTTCAAAGAAGATCGTTTTAGCCGGAGTTCTTGCCCTAAGTACTTTCGCTTCCGCCGGTTCGGCTTCTGCCGCCTCGTATACGGTAAAGGGCAGCGATACGATGTGGAAAATCGCCGCTCGTTATGGAGTCACCCTCAACACCCTAATTTCCGCGAATCCTCAGGTGGCCAATCCGAATAACATTCGGACAGGTATGGTGATTAATATTCCTGCCGCTCAACAAAGCACAGGGACCCAATCGACTGCATCGACCTTCTCGCAGCAAATCGTTACGTTGGTGAACCAAGAACGCGAGAAAGCTGGCCTGAAGCCGCTATTGAGCAATAATAGCTTATCCGTAATGGCATTAGATAAAGCGAAGGAAATGTACAACAGTAACTATTTCAGCCACACGTCCCCGACTTACGGGTCTCCGTTCCAGATGATGAATGCGTATGGCATCCGCTATACGTACGCCGGCGAGAACATTGCCAAGGGACAGAGAACCCCGCAGGAAGTCATGAATGCTTGGATGAACAGCACGGGGCATCGGCGGAACATCCTATCCCCAAACTTTACCCACATCGGCGTAGGCTACTACAACGGAGTATGGGTGCAAGAGTTTATCGCGAATTAA
- a CDS encoding ABC transporter permease: MEATKKHFFSDMGVMLGRSMRHIFRSMDTIVTVCITPIAMMLLFVYVFGGAIQTGTDNYVNYLLPGILLIAIASGIAYTSYRLFLDKQRGIIERFHTMPIARSAVLWGHVLTSVVSNVISLVVIILVALLMGFRSSAGVLPWLAVAGILVLFTLALTWVAAIAGLTAKSVEGASAFSYPLIFLPFISSAFVPTDTMPKVVRVFAENQPVTSIVDAIRALLSGQPVGNDIWVALAWCVGITLVAYLFAMRAYKKRG, encoded by the coding sequence ATGGAAGCGACAAAGAAACATTTTTTCAGTGATATGGGCGTAATGCTCGGACGTTCCATGCGCCATATTTTCCGCAGCATGGACACCATCGTCACGGTCTGCATCACACCGATTGCGATGATGCTGCTGTTCGTCTATGTGTTCGGCGGTGCGATCCAGACCGGTACGGATAACTATGTGAACTACCTTCTGCCCGGGATCCTGCTGATTGCGATTGCAAGCGGTATTGCCTATACGTCGTACCGCCTGTTTCTGGATAAGCAACGGGGCATCATCGAGCGGTTCCACACGATGCCGATTGCGCGTTCCGCCGTGCTGTGGGGACATGTGCTGACATCGGTGGTATCCAACGTCATTTCTCTGGTCGTCATCATTCTCGTAGCGCTCTTGATGGGCTTCCGCTCGTCGGCGGGTGTGCTGCCATGGCTTGCCGTAGCAGGTATCCTTGTGCTGTTTACGCTGGCATTGACTTGGGTCGCGGCGATTGCCGGGTTGACCGCTAAATCGGTGGAAGGCGCAAGCGCATTTTCCTATCCGCTGATCTTCCTTCCGTTTATCAGCTCGGCGTTCGTGCCGACCGATACGATGCCGAAAGTCGTACGCGTCTTTGCCGAAAACCAGCCGGTGACCTCGATCGTGGACGCGATTCGTGCGCTGCTGTCGGGTCAACCGGTGGGCAATGATATATGGGTCGCCCTTGCATGGTGCGTCGGAATCACGCTCGTAGCTTATCTCTTTGCCATGAGGGCGTATAAAAAGCGGGGGTAG
- a CDS encoding ABC transporter ATP-binding protein encodes MQSKAIQVKGLQKTYKQLHVLKGVDFEVEKGSIFALLGSNGAGKTTTVKILTTLLKPDSGTAVVNGFDVVSKPDHVRQSISLTGQFAAVDEILTGRENLILIAKLRHLANPRQVADDMLARFGLTDAADRKASTYSGGMRRRLDIALSLVGKPQIIFLDEPTTGLDPEARIEVWKIVKELADGGTTIFLTTQYLEEAEQLADRIAILHEGRIIASGTLSELKKLFPSAKVEYVEKQPSLEEIFLAIVGKKEAM; translated from the coding sequence ATGCAATCCAAGGCCATTCAAGTAAAAGGGCTGCAAAAAACCTACAAGCAGCTTCATGTCCTAAAGGGCGTAGATTTCGAGGTGGAAAAGGGCAGTATTTTCGCCCTGCTCGGCTCCAACGGGGCGGGTAAGACGACGACCGTCAAAATCCTCACCACGCTGCTCAAACCGGACAGCGGAACCGCCGTCGTCAACGGATTCGATGTTGTATCAAAGCCGGACCATGTGCGGCAGTCGATCAGTTTGACCGGTCAATTCGCCGCGGTCGACGAGATTTTAACCGGGCGGGAGAATCTGATTTTGATCGCCAAGCTGCGGCATCTTGCAAATCCGCGTCAGGTTGCGGACGATATGCTTGCACGCTTCGGCTTGACGGATGCCGCGGACCGTAAGGCATCTACTTATTCGGGCGGTATGCGGCGCAGGCTCGACATCGCCTTGAGCCTTGTGGGAAAACCGCAGATCATCTTCCTCGACGAGCCGACGACCGGGCTTGACCCCGAGGCGCGCATCGAGGTTTGGAAGATCGTCAAGGAGCTTGCCGACGGCGGAACGACGATCTTTCTAACCACGCAGTATTTGGAGGAGGCCGAACAGCTCGCCGATCGAATCGCCATTTTGCACGAGGGCAGAATTATCGCAAGCGGCACGCTTTCGGAGCTGAAAAAGCTGTTCCCTTCCGCAAAGGTGGAGTATGTGGAAAAGCAGCCGTCGTTAGAGGAAATCTTCCTCGCCATCGTCGGCAAGAAGGAGGCCATGTAA
- a CDS encoding pentapeptide repeat-containing protein: protein MNQKMTSRSPERQAVPNFSASNLAESDFAGVTAHKGQFTSSALRGSDFSGADLTGSSFQGSDVRDAEFDGANLTDCSLSALDLSNASFHKSILVRTDFSGANLNGTQFAGVTLTDVTLTKTDLRKTIFEGCLFDGVDFTNSDLSGQRFDGQTFIGVKFEKAALTEVSFKGATFKNVSFHPGFTLSKKYYRMIKTICFDGATMDKLTYALLKGMEADLSKVTVI from the coding sequence ATGAATCAGAAAATGACCTCCCGCTCGCCGGAGCGGCAAGCAGTACCGAACTTTAGCGCAAGTAACTTGGCCGAGAGCGACTTTGCCGGCGTTACGGCTCATAAAGGGCAGTTTACAAGCAGCGCGCTGCGAGGCTCCGACTTTTCCGGCGCGGATTTGACCGGCAGTTCGTTTCAGGGCAGCGACGTACGCGATGCCGAGTTTGACGGCGCGAATCTGACGGACTGCAGCCTATCCGCCCTTGACCTGTCGAATGCAAGCTTCCACAAGTCGATCCTCGTGCGCACCGACTTCAGCGGCGCGAATCTTAACGGAACCCAATTCGCAGGAGTAACGCTGACCGACGTAACGTTAACGAAAACCGATCTTAGAAAGACGATTTTCGAAGGTTGTTTATTTGACGGGGTCGACTTCACGAACTCCGATCTGAGCGGGCAGCGTTTCGACGGACAGACGTTTATCGGCGTCAAGTTTGAGAAAGCGGCGTTAACCGAAGTTTCGTTCAAGGGCGCTACATTCAAAAACGTTTCTTTCCACCCGGGTTTTACGTTGTCTAAGAAGTACTATCGTATGATCAAAACCATCTGCTTTGACGGCGCAACGATGGATAAACTGACCTATGCGCTGCTCAAGGGCATGGAAGCCGATTTGTCCAAAGTTACAGTTATATAA
- a CDS encoding TetR/AcrR family transcriptional regulator produces MARNKYPEETINQILTVALNLFIEKGYEQTSVQDIINELGGLTKGAIYHHFKSKEEIWQAVTDHMFKGIDEVLSPVRDDNGLTGREKLRKISRVSLDNPAQNELASAAPNLLRNPKLLAAQIENIIEKAVPVYIQPIIEQGMRDGSIRTDHPRELSEVLMILTNVWLNPAVIPASPETMLRKIRLFDEILKGLGLDLFDEQMFQRYEELLRLSAREVSKET; encoded by the coding sequence ATGGCAAGAAATAAATATCCGGAAGAAACCATCAACCAGATCCTAACCGTAGCTCTTAACCTGTTCATAGAAAAAGGATACGAGCAGACCTCCGTTCAGGATATCATTAATGAGCTGGGCGGGCTGACAAAAGGGGCGATTTACCATCACTTCAAGTCGAAGGAAGAGATCTGGCAGGCCGTCACCGACCATATGTTCAAAGGTATTGACGAAGTGCTGTCCCCCGTCAGGGACGACAATGGGCTGACCGGCCGGGAGAAGCTCCGCAAGATTTCCCGCGTCTCTCTCGACAATCCCGCCCAGAACGAACTGGCATCGGCGGCGCCGAACCTCTTACGCAATCCGAAGCTGCTGGCGGCACAGATCGAGAACATCATCGAAAAAGCCGTACCCGTGTATATCCAGCCCATCATCGAACAAGGGATGCGAGACGGCTCGATCCGAACCGATCATCCAAGGGAGCTAAGCGAAGTGTTGATGATTCTCACCAACGTTTGGCTAAACCCGGCGGTCATACCGGCATCGCCCGAGACGATGTTGCGCAAGATAAGGCTGTTCGATGAAATATTGAAAGGCCTAGGGTTAGACCTGTTCGATGAGCAAATGTTTCAACGCTACGAGGAACTGTTGCGTTTGTCAGCTAGAGAAGTCAGCAAAGAAACCTAA
- a CDS encoding phosphotransferase family protein: MLPTSAASMISPYLIHLKQLFSTVESLAHELRGNDLRMVLCHTDLHNWNLIDSCGRLYLIDWEGLRLSPIEADFMFLVNRSNYSEFVNIYKHEIFSIQRNALKFYKGRRKLEDIWEFIEQLVYDQQTEEQQHETTTLLSKELEEMHHCLDD, translated from the coding sequence ATGTTGCCGACGTCTGCAGCGAGTATGATAAGTCCTTATCTGATACACTTAAAACAGTTATTCAGTACCGTTGAATCGCTTGCGCATGAACTCAGGGGCAATGATCTGCGAATGGTACTATGCCATACGGATCTGCATAACTGGAATCTTATTGATTCGTGTGGACGTCTGTACCTGATCGATTGGGAGGGGCTTCGGCTGTCCCCAATCGAAGCGGATTTCATGTTCTTGGTGAACCGTTCAAACTACAGTGAATTTGTAAATATATATAAACATGAAATTTTTTCCATTCAGCGCAATGCACTCAAGTTTTATAAGGGCAGACGGAAGTTGGAAGACATTTGGGAGTTTATTGAACAACTTGTCTACGATCAGCAAACCGAAGAACAACAACATGAAACCACGACCTTACTATCCAAAGAGCTTGAGGAGATGCACCATTGCCTTGACGATTAA
- the fdhA gene encoding formaldehyde dehydrogenase, glutathione-independent — MAGNRAVVYVEPGKVEVRETDYPDLVLRDGPGVNPLNVGRKCEHGVILKVVTTNICGSDQHMVRGRTTAPSGLILGHEITGEVIEVGRDVEFMKKGDLVSVPFNIACGRCRSCKERDTHICEHVNPDRPGSAYGYVDMGGWVGGQSEYVMVPYADFQLLKFPNKEQAMEKILDLTMLSDIFPTGYHGAVSAGVKPGATVYIAGAGPVGLAAAHSAQLLGASVVIVGDLNAERLTQARSFGCETVNLREHPNLGEQIEQILGIPEVDCAIDCVGFEASGHGPGQGEAPATVLNSIMQVTRAGGRLGIPGLYVTGDPGAVDEDAKIGTLKIRLGLGWVKAHTFVTGQTPVMKYNRDLMMAILSGRAQIAKAVNATKISLDQAPEAYKAFDSGASRKFVIDPHGMTN; from the coding sequence ATGGCTGGGAATCGAGCGGTTGTGTATGTAGAACCAGGTAAGGTGGAAGTTAGGGAAACCGATTATCCGGATTTGGTGCTGCGGGACGGACCGGGCGTGAATCCGTTGAACGTCGGCCGGAAGTGCGAACACGGCGTCATATTGAAGGTCGTCACGACGAATATTTGCGGAAGCGATCAACACATGGTTCGGGGAAGAACGACCGCCCCGAGCGGATTGATTCTCGGCCATGAAATTACAGGGGAAGTCATCGAGGTCGGGCGCGACGTCGAGTTTATGAAGAAGGGGGATCTCGTGTCCGTCCCGTTCAATATCGCATGCGGCCGCTGTCGGAGCTGCAAGGAACGAGACACCCATATTTGCGAACATGTAAATCCCGACCGTCCTGGATCGGCCTACGGCTACGTGGACATGGGAGGCTGGGTCGGCGGCCAATCGGAATACGTCATGGTGCCCTACGCAGACTTCCAACTGTTGAAGTTCCCGAATAAGGAACAAGCCATGGAGAAAATCTTAGACCTGACCATGCTGTCCGACATCTTCCCGACCGGTTACCACGGGGCGGTAAGCGCGGGCGTCAAGCCGGGCGCGACGGTGTACATTGCCGGAGCCGGCCCGGTCGGACTCGCGGCCGCGCATTCGGCGCAGCTGCTCGGTGCCTCCGTCGTCATCGTCGGCGATCTGAACGCGGAACGGCTGACGCAGGCGCGAAGCTTCGGATGCGAGACGGTGAATTTGAGGGAGCATCCGAATTTGGGCGAGCAGATCGAACAAATCCTTGGCATCCCCGAGGTCGACTGCGCGATCGACTGCGTCGGTTTCGAGGCGAGCGGCCATGGGCCGGGGCAAGGGGAGGCGCCGGCCACCGTTTTGAACTCCATCATGCAGGTGACGCGCGCGGGCGGACGTCTCGGCATCCCGGGTCTGTACGTCACAGGCGATCCGGGAGCCGTCGACGAGGATGCCAAGATCGGCACGTTGAAGATCCGCTTGGGGTTAGGTTGGGTGAAGGCGCATACGTTCGTGACGGGGCAGACGCCCGTCATGAAATACAATCGAGACCTTATGATGGCTATTCTTAGCGGCCGGGCGCAAATCGCGAAAGCCGTGAACGCGACGAAGATTTCGCTGGATCAGGCGCCGGAGGCGTACAAGGCGTTCGACAGCGGGGCTTCCCGCAAGTTCGTGATCGACCCGCACGGCATGACGAATTAA
- a CDS encoding sugar phosphate isomerase/epimerase family protein, producing the protein MKVQIGMRIPPKIGAEGMEQVAAWAAGAGMDVLDVPKLNPELKQICDAAGIGIGSVDAAQTGALLSKSEARRDAAAESVKQQMTSMAALGAKVMFMCLVPEDHTTPRRESFAIWKDTFPELVRHAESQGVYIAIEGWPGPAPHYPTIGCTPEMWRAMFEAIPSKHFGLNYDPSHLVRLGIDYLRALTEFGERVNHCHGKDTEILNDELYECGVLPATFGAKYGFSEGSWRYTIPGHGAVEWSKVAVRLDSLGYQGAVSIELEDHRFWGTLEKEREGILKAAAHLALYFR; encoded by the coding sequence ATGAAGGTGCAAATCGGTATGCGCATTCCGCCGAAGATCGGCGCGGAAGGTATGGAGCAAGTAGCCGCATGGGCCGCTGGAGCGGGCATGGACGTGCTTGATGTTCCAAAGCTGAATCCGGAATTGAAGCAAATCTGCGATGCGGCGGGGATCGGCATCGGCTCAGTTGATGCGGCGCAAACCGGCGCGCTTCTGAGCAAAAGCGAAGCCCGCCGGGATGCCGCAGCGGAATCTGTCAAGCAGCAAATGACCAGCATGGCAGCGCTCGGAGCCAAGGTCATGTTCATGTGCCTCGTGCCAGAGGATCATACGACACCGCGCCGGGAGAGCTTCGCGATCTGGAAAGATACGTTCCCAGAACTTGTCCGACATGCCGAAAGCCAGGGGGTTTACATCGCGATCGAGGGCTGGCCGGGACCGGCTCCCCATTACCCGACGATCGGCTGCACGCCGGAGATGTGGCGCGCCATGTTCGAAGCGATCCCTTCCAAGCATTTCGGACTCAATTACGATCCTTCCCATCTCGTACGGCTCGGAATCGATTATTTGCGGGCTTTAACGGAATTCGGCGAACGAGTTAACCATTGCCACGGCAAAGATACGGAAATTTTGAATGACGAGCTCTACGAATGCGGCGTCCTGCCGGCTACCTTTGGGGCGAAATACGGATTTTCGGAAGGCTCCTGGCGGTATACGATTCCCGGACACGGCGCCGTTGAATGGAGCAAGGTTGCTGTTAGGCTCGATAGTCTTGGCTATCAAGGCGCGGTCAGCATCGAGCTAGAGGATCACCGCTTCTGGGGAACGCTGGAAAAGGAGCGCGAAGGCATCTTGAAAGCTGCGGCCCATTTGGCCTTGTATTTCCGATAA
- a CDS encoding Gfo/Idh/MocA family protein, whose protein sequence is MEKVRFLMIGVGGMGREHIRRLLQVPEAEIAALADPSEAALEQVRSRFPDLAGVAVFTDYREAIAKVNADAAVIVSPHSMHFEQGMACLEGGLHVLMEKPFVDGSENAERIIAQAEKLNKHLAVAYQRHLQGPYIYIRNLIQKGELGNINYICAYQAQNWQQGTTGTWRQNPALSCGGQLNDSGSHLLDIVLWATGLEPESVSALIDNRGTQVDIDSAVTVRFQGGAIATFNVVGSATIGWHEDVSFHGDKGTVLFRNSRIFVAREGQREIVEVKEELPASSDPNRDFVDLILGKVSEAAAPSSCGLRIARLTEAAWRSAANGSQVIRL, encoded by the coding sequence ATGGAAAAGGTTCGCTTCTTAATGATTGGCGTCGGTGGTATGGGAAGAGAGCATATTCGCAGGCTGCTGCAAGTGCCAGAAGCGGAAATCGCGGCGCTCGCGGATCCGTCCGAGGCGGCGCTCGAACAAGTGAGATCGCGTTTTCCGGATCTTGCGGGCGTAGCGGTTTTTACGGATTACCGGGAAGCGATCGCCAAGGTGAACGCCGATGCCGCCGTGATCGTGTCGCCGCACAGCATGCACTTCGAGCAAGGAATGGCTTGCTTGGAGGGCGGCTTGCACGTGCTTATGGAGAAGCCGTTTGTCGACGGATCCGAGAACGCGGAACGCATCATCGCTCAAGCGGAAAAACTAAACAAGCATCTCGCCGTCGCTTATCAGCGCCACCTGCAAGGGCCATACATTTACATTCGGAATTTGATCCAAAAGGGTGAATTGGGCAACATCAATTATATATGCGCGTATCAGGCACAGAACTGGCAGCAAGGCACGACCGGCACCTGGAGGCAAAATCCGGCATTGTCATGCGGCGGGCAGCTTAACGATTCTGGCAGCCATTTGCTAGACATTGTGTTGTGGGCGACAGGTCTCGAGCCGGAAAGTGTATCCGCCCTCATCGACAATCGCGGGACGCAGGTCGATATCGATTCTGCGGTTACAGTACGTTTTCAAGGCGGCGCAATTGCGACGTTCAACGTCGTAGGAAGCGCCACGATCGGATGGCATGAAGACGTATCCTTTCACGGCGACAAGGGGACGGTGCTGTTCCGCAACAGTCGAATCTTTGTCGCCAGGGAAGGTCAAAGGGAAATCGTCGAAGTCAAGGAGGAGCTTCCGGCTTCCAGCGACCCGAACCGCGACTTTGTTGATCTAATCCTCGGCAAAGTAAGTGAAGCGGCAGCTCCTTCGAGCTGCGGCTTGCGAATTGCGCGTTTGACGGAAGCGGCATGGAGGAGCGCGGCAAACGGCAGCCAAGTGATCCGCCTGTAA
- the ant(6) gene encoding aminoglycoside 6-adenylyltransferase — translation MRSEQEMMSILLGFAIRDDRIRLVTLEGSRTNKNIPPDIFQDYDISYFVTDIEFFKENDHWLDYFGNRIMMQKPEDMELFPSELGNWFSYIILFEDGNKLDLTLIPINEAGGYFAKNDGLVEVLLDKDTLINQQVIADDRQYWISKPTARAFDDCCNEFWMVSTYVVKGLARKEILFAIDHLNEIGRPNLLRMMAWQIGSEHGYTFSVGKNYKFINRYLPNEDWEKLLSTYSENGYQEMWQSLFTCYELFRKYSKAVSECLGYKYPDYDEAITKYTDNIYTSLT, via the coding sequence TTGAGAAGCGAACAAGAAATGATGAGTATACTTCTGGGTTTTGCTATAAGAGATGATAGAATCCGACTGGTAACATTGGAAGGGTCACGTACAAACAAAAATATTCCTCCTGATATATTCCAGGATTATGACATTTCTTACTTTGTGACAGATATTGAGTTTTTCAAGGAGAATGACCACTGGCTTGATTATTTTGGGAATCGGATTATGATGCAAAAACCCGAGGATATGGAGCTTTTTCCGTCAGAGCTAGGTAACTGGTTTTCATATATCATTCTCTTTGAGGATGGTAATAAATTAGACCTTACACTTATCCCCATTAACGAGGCGGGTGGTTATTTTGCCAAGAACGACGGTTTAGTTGAGGTCCTGCTCGATAAGGATACTCTAATCAATCAACAAGTGATCGCAGACGATCGTCAATATTGGATTAGCAAGCCGACCGCAAGGGCATTTGATGATTGTTGTAATGAGTTCTGGATGGTTTCGACTTACGTAGTAAAAGGATTAGCCAGAAAAGAAATACTCTTTGCGATTGACCATTTAAACGAGATTGGAAGACCTAATTTATTAAGAATGATGGCTTGGCAAATCGGTTCGGAACACGGATATACTTTTAGCGTAGGAAAGAACTATAAATTTATTAATCGTTACCTTCCTAATGAAGATTGGGAAAAGCTCCTATCAACCTATTCTGAGAATGGGTATCAGGAAATGTGGCAGTCGTTATTCACTTGTTATGAGTTATTCAGAAAATATTCAAAAGCTGTGTCAGAATGTCTCGGCTATAAGTATCCAGATTATGATGAAGCCATTACTAAGTATACGGATAATATTTACACCTCATTAACATGA